In Pseudoduganella albidiflava, a single window of DNA contains:
- a CDS encoding 2-hydroxyacid dehydrogenase: MKPEILVMAASPSMSVMAQLEQHFVCHHVWQVAPDGRAAFIAGVAPNVRGVATTGMAGIGAALAAQLPRLEIVAVNGIGVDAVDFAALRPRGIRVTNTPGVLTDDVADLAVALLLAAARRIPSLDRYVRAGQWQAGMPVKPARALRGKVAGIYGFGRIGQAVAARLAAFGLQLRYWQPNVKEGVTVPRAASLLDLARDSDYLVVCAPGGAATRATVDAAVLDALGPEGTLVNIARGSLVDEPALADALADGRLGAAALDVFADEPSVPAALTALPNVVLTPHVGSLTVETRHAMGQLVVDNLLAHFGGMPLLTPVA; this comes from the coding sequence ATGAAACCGGAAATCCTCGTGATGGCGGCCAGTCCGTCGATGTCCGTCATGGCGCAGCTGGAACAGCATTTCGTTTGCCACCACGTGTGGCAGGTGGCACCGGACGGGCGCGCCGCCTTCATCGCCGGCGTGGCGCCAAACGTGCGGGGCGTGGCCACCACCGGCATGGCCGGCATCGGCGCGGCGCTGGCGGCGCAGCTGCCGCGCCTCGAGATCGTGGCCGTCAACGGCATCGGTGTCGATGCGGTGGATTTCGCCGCGCTGCGCCCGCGTGGTATCCGCGTGACGAACACGCCCGGCGTGCTGACGGACGACGTGGCGGACCTGGCGGTGGCGCTGTTGCTGGCAGCGGCGCGCCGCATCCCTTCGCTGGACCGCTACGTTCGCGCCGGCCAGTGGCAGGCCGGCATGCCGGTCAAGCCGGCGCGCGCGCTGCGCGGCAAGGTCGCCGGCATCTATGGTTTCGGGCGCATCGGCCAGGCGGTCGCCGCGCGGCTGGCGGCATTCGGCCTGCAGCTGCGCTACTGGCAGCCGAACGTGAAGGAGGGCGTGACGGTGCCGCGCGCCGCGTCGCTGCTCGACCTGGCGCGCGACAGCGATTACCTGGTGGTCTGTGCCCCGGGCGGCGCGGCCACGCGGGCCACCGTGGATGCGGCGGTGCTGGACGCGCTGGGGCCGGAGGGCACCCTGGTCAACATCGCGCGCGGCTCGCTGGTCGACGAACCGGCGCTGGCCGACGCGCTGGCCGACGGCCGGCTGGGCGCCGCCGCGCTGGACGTGTTTGCCGACGAGCCGTCGGTCCCCGCCGCGCTGACCGCGCTGCCGAACGTGGTGCTGACGCCGCACGTGGGCAGTCTTACCGTGGAAACGCGGCATGCGATGGGACAGCTCGTCGTCGACAACCTGCTCGCGCATTTCGGCGGGATGCCGCTGCTGACGCCTGTTGCCTGA